A section of the Clostridium sp. TW13 genome encodes:
- a CDS encoding UDP-N-acetylmuramoyl-L-alanyl-D-glutamate--2,6-diaminopimelate ligase, whose product MKLNRLLRDIQFALLKGNIDRTVSGICYDSRKVKPNYLFVCVKGTKVNGHSYVNEAIKNGATAVVIEENIQYENLEQDVTVIMVKNTKAALACTANIFYNEPSKEINLVGVTGTNGKTTVIHYIRNVLEGYGRKAGLIGTLGYELQGEKIEIDKTNPTTPESLELQEVLREFINKGAEDVVMEVTSSALAKHRVDYCDFNIGVFTNLSQDHLEEHGTMEAYKNEKMKLFYKCNIGIINADDKISKEIVEKATCAIVTYAIDTEADIKAFDIQYSNNSVSFKVNIKSFIRSVTVNIPGKFSVYNVLATIGTCYALGLNIDEILKIIAEVKPVPGRLEMVENNVNRHVIVDYAHTPDALEKLLLMAKEITKGGLITVFGCGGDRDKTKRPIMGRIAGSIADHCIITSDNPRTENPKSIIEDIEIGIKHTAVSYEKITDRRMAISKALELLEEEDLLIIAGKGHEDYQIIGNTKIHFDDKEVVSEILSRKVI is encoded by the coding sequence ATGAAATTAAACAGATTATTAAGAGATATACAATTTGCATTATTAAAGGGGAATATAGATAGAACGGTAAGTGGAATATGTTATGATTCAAGAAAAGTAAAGCCTAATTATTTATTTGTATGCGTAAAAGGTACCAAGGTTAATGGTCATAGTTATGTGAATGAAGCTATAAAAAATGGGGCCACTGCAGTTGTCATAGAAGAAAATATTCAATATGAAAATTTAGAGCAGGATGTAACAGTTATTATGGTTAAAAATACTAAGGCTGCTTTGGCTTGCACAGCTAATATATTTTATAATGAGCCTTCAAAGGAAATTAATTTAGTTGGAGTAACAGGAACCAATGGAAAAACTACAGTCATACATTATATAAGAAATGTGCTAGAAGGATACGGAAGAAAAGCAGGACTTATCGGAACTTTAGGGTATGAACTTCAGGGAGAGAAGATTGAGATAGACAAAACAAATCCAACTACTCCAGAATCTTTAGAATTACAGGAGGTATTGAGAGAGTTTATAAATAAAGGAGCAGAAGATGTGGTTATGGAGGTGACTTCTTCAGCTTTGGCAAAACATAGAGTAGATTATTGTGATTTCAATATTGGTGTATTTACAAATTTATCTCAAGATCATCTTGAAGAGCATGGCACCATGGAGGCTTATAAAAATGAGAAGATGAAATTATTTTATAAATGCAATATCGGCATAATTAATGCAGATGATAAGATTTCCAAGGAAATAGTGGAAAAGGCCACCTGTGCTATAGTTACCTATGCTATTGATACAGAGGCAGATATAAAGGCTTTTGACATTCAATATAGTAATAATTCAGTTAGTTTCAAGGTAAACATTAAGAGTTTTATAAGATCAGTTACAGTTAATATACCAGGTAAATTTTCAGTTTATAATGTGTTAGCTACAATAGGAACTTGTTATGCTTTAGGGTTAAATATAGATGAAATTTTGAAAATAATTGCTGAGGTTAAACCAGTCCCAGGAAGATTGGAGATGGTTGAAAATAATGTTAACAGGCATGTAATAGTTGATTACGCACATACTCCAGATGCTTTGGAAAAGTTGCTATTAATGGCAAAAGAAATAACTAAAGGAGGGTTAATAACAGTGTTTGGTTGTGGAGGTGACAGGGATAAGACAAAGAGGCCAATAATGGGAAGAATAGCAGGAAGCATTGCAGACCACTGCATTATAACATCTGATAATCCAAGAACTGAAAATCCTAAGTCTATTATAGAGGATATAGAAATTGGCATAAAGCATACAGCTGTTTCTTATGAAAAGATTACAGATAGAAGGATGGCTATAAGCAAAGCGTTAGAACTATTAGAAGAAGAGGATTTATTAATTATAGCAGGAAAAGGACATGAGGATTATCAGATAATAGGAAATACAAAAATACATTTTGATGATAAAGAAGTAGTAAGTGAAATTTTGAGCCGAAAAGTTATTTGA
- a CDS encoding AraC family transcriptional regulator: MNNNYGNKSGYLNTDFQLFHIKDKTNKEFEFHYHDFNKIIIFLSGNVTYLIEGKAYYLKPWDILLVNNHDVHRPIINSSETYERIIIWANSEFIEKHNYNNCDLSTCFKLANEKSFNLIRLEAELQNSLKSIIASLEDSLNSSAFASRLLSNSLFIQLIIYLNRIHLNNMYVTDKDSLRYDRQIEEVLKYINSNISGNLSVETLAEKFYISKYYLMHKFKKETGYTLHNYVLQKRLIAARDLIKTGEPIIKASIDCGFKDYSSFLRSFKKLFNMPPRDFS; this comes from the coding sequence ATGAATAATAATTATGGAAATAAGTCTGGATATTTAAATACTGATTTTCAGCTATTTCATATAAAAGATAAAACTAATAAGGAATTTGAATTTCATTACCATGACTTTAATAAAATCATTATCTTTCTTTCTGGAAATGTAACATATTTAATTGAAGGAAAAGCTTATTATTTAAAACCTTGGGACATTCTACTAGTGAATAATCATGATGTGCACAGACCTATTATAAATTCTTCTGAAACTTATGAAAGAATTATAATATGGGCCAATTCTGAGTTTATAGAAAAACATAATTATAATAATTGCGACTTGTCTACATGCTTTAAACTAGCAAACGAAAAAAGCTTCAATCTCATAAGACTTGAAGCTGAACTGCAAAATTCATTAAAATCTATTATTGCTTCATTAGAGGATTCTTTAAACTCCTCTGCATTCGCAAGCCGACTTTTAAGTAATTCATTGTTTATACAATTGATCATTTATTTAAACAGAATACATCTTAACAATATGTATGTTACAGATAAAGATTCACTAAGATATGATAGACAAATAGAAGAAGTATTAAAATATATAAATTCTAATATATCAGGAAATCTTTCAGTTGAAACCCTTGCTGAAAAATTTTATATTAGCAAGTACTATCTTATGCATAAGTTTAAAAAGGAAACAGGTTATACTCTTCACAATTATGTGCTTCAAAAAAGGCTTATAGCAGCAAGAGACCTTATCAAAACTGGAGAACCTATAATAAAAGCTTCTATTGATTGTGGATTTAAAGATTATTCAAGCTTCCTACGTTCCTTTAAGAAATTATTCAATATGCCTCCTAGAGATTTTTCATAA
- a CDS encoding RelA/SpoT domain-containing protein, with protein MQKKFNIEDFLSRYSYVEEEIEKNYIDVQNLKEIYEDYIEYRDSYENQANFISNILRSQKMVHSVKSRIKDVDRLIEKIIRKTPERREKYGKDFQFTRDNYKNEINDLIGIRVIHIFKDQWQDIHEFIINTWKVIEITANVREGDDTKVFNELDIEVRRRVSGYRSVHYLVEFYPTNQKVIAEIQVRTIFEEGYGEIDHRLRYSHNEIPEILKSNLLLFNRIVGSADEMASLINNLSKEWGDKENKYKEIIEEQREEISRLKEKNY; from the coding sequence ATGCAAAAAAAATTTAATATAGAAGATTTTTTATCAAGATATTCATATGTGGAAGAAGAAATTGAAAAAAATTATATTGATGTACAAAACCTTAAGGAAATATATGAGGATTATATAGAATACAGAGATTCTTATGAAAATCAGGCAAATTTTATTTCAAACATTTTACGTTCTCAAAAGATGGTTCATTCTGTAAAGTCAAGAATTAAAGATGTAGACAGATTAATTGAAAAGATTATAAGAAAAACCCCAGAAAGGCGAGAAAAATACGGCAAGGATTTTCAATTTACTAGAGATAATTATAAGAATGAAATAAATGATTTAATAGGTATAAGAGTTATTCATATATTCAAAGATCAATGGCAGGATATACATGAATTTATAATTAACACTTGGAAGGTAATTGAGATTACAGCGAATGTCAGAGAAGGGGACGATACTAAAGTCTTTAATGAGCTTGATATAGAAGTAAGAAGAAGGGTATCTGGATATCGTTCAGTTCATTATTTGGTGGAGTTTTATCCTACAAACCAAAAGGTGATCGCAGAAATTCAGGTAAGGACAATATTTGAAGAAGGCTATGGAGAGATAGACCATAGGTTGAGATACTCTCATAATGAGATACCTGAAATACTTAAATCTAACCTTCTATTATTTAACAGAATAGTTGGTAGTGCTGATGAAATGGCATCACTTATAAATAACTTAAGTAAGGAATGGGGAGATAAAGAAAATAAGTATAAGGAAATAATAGAGGAGCAAAGAGAAGAAATTTCTAGGCTTAAAGAGAAAAATTATTAG
- a CDS encoding LuxR C-terminal-related transcriptional regulator, which translates to MKNIVYTRLIRPKNKKNNIVRNLLNNKIKEIVNSRVTIVKGGPAAGKTTLISAYLQEKTNYSWISLDEESDDLTYFWVYVVHALKSKLKNSELYIDMLKPLVNREDIFNIIGYIINELMNEEELIFVLDDFHYIKDKFLCSTIEYFIKNSSESIHFILVSREEIPIYLSDIMMNGELINIEADEFKLSLDEASEFIRVSLKKNIEDNIIQQIYEKTEGWIGGIQLILTISKELDRIISIPKENKFFIDYISKEIISWLSSEEIELLVKTSPLNYVDQNICTLLVGDNGAKLIQGLIEKNMLIITIDEENKIYRYHNVLREFLLKLFNEISGVTQNEIIKRLIDYLIQKEDYDEALRLAIEWRLYDIALKLIEKYAHLISSTKILGKIPLEYYRKSIDLAFIAAFNYYFNFDYEHGAEIISTIADKLEDGNWRCMKIYKMITEEDIIDLGEDDINFEMIGNMNPLTKVVYCIIAACGYRFIGDYRKSLEIVEYADKVNKQLNNRYIDIFCIYNKTANLEDMGRLKESEQGYIKLKSITHNKEYNMYFSIFGEIGLPGIYIKKMMLNEAENLLIMAEKNSEQFRDKSVFITLNRGIKYNLAEVKFLQGNFKEAENMLSVLVEENKDNVTYLSMVALKIRLLSVEDRIEPEEYTYFIQQYKQEYKANFDLAEMTKIAYVISLFKLEKYEECEALIDEIIFICRKNLIGYSLIYALLWKIIIMQNINKNQDREYINYLKEAVFYSRDDDIVLPYYLHRKYLKDILLKYEKDLSKDEGNEEFLRKVLDLISEQKKMDVLSGREIEVLTEISNGLSNKEIGEKLYISVSTVKTHIINIYSKLGVKNRLEAVNKAKLDQIIS; encoded by the coding sequence ATGAAGAATATTGTATATACAAGATTGATAAGACCAAAGAATAAGAAAAATAATATAGTTAGAAATCTGCTTAATAATAAAATAAAAGAGATAGTAAACAGTAGAGTTACTATTGTAAAGGGTGGACCAGCAGCAGGCAAGACCACCCTCATTTCTGCGTATTTACAAGAAAAGACTAATTATAGCTGGATATCTTTAGATGAAGAAAGTGATGATTTAACTTATTTTTGGGTTTATGTTGTACATGCATTGAAAAGTAAGTTGAAAAACTCAGAACTATATATAGACATGTTAAAGCCGCTAGTTAATAGAGAAGATATATTTAATATTATTGGTTATATAATAAATGAACTTATGAATGAAGAAGAGCTTATCTTTGTTTTGGATGATTTTCACTATATAAAAGATAAGTTTTTATGTTCAACTATAGAATATTTTATTAAAAATTCTTCTGAATCTATTCACTTTATTCTTGTATCTAGAGAGGAGATACCTATTTATCTAAGTGATATTATGATGAATGGAGAGTTAATAAATATAGAAGCAGATGAGTTTAAATTATCTTTAGATGAGGCATCAGAGTTTATAAGAGTTTCATTGAAAAAGAATATAGAAGATAATATAATACAGCAAATATATGAAAAAACTGAAGGCTGGATAGGTGGTATTCAATTAATTTTAACAATAAGTAAAGAGCTAGATAGAATTATATCTATCCCTAAGGAAAATAAGTTTTTTATAGACTATATAAGTAAAGAAATAATTTCATGGTTAAGTTCAGAAGAAATAGAACTGTTAGTTAAAACCTCGCCTTTAAATTATGTAGATCAAAATATATGCACCCTACTAGTTGGAGATAATGGAGCAAAATTAATTCAAGGTCTTATTGAAAAAAATATGCTTATTATAACCATAGATGAAGAAAATAAAATCTATAGGTATCATAACGTTTTAAGGGAGTTCTTGTTAAAACTTTTTAATGAAATATCTGGAGTAACACAAAATGAAATCATAAAAAGACTAATAGATTATTTAATTCAAAAAGAAGATTATGATGAGGCTTTAAGATTAGCTATTGAATGGAGATTATATGATATTGCCTTAAAGCTTATTGAAAAATACGCTCATCTTATTTCTTCTACAAAGATATTAGGAAAAATACCGTTGGAGTACTATAGAAAAAGTATAGATTTAGCTTTTATAGCAGCATTTAATTATTATTTCAATTTTGATTATGAGCATGGGGCTGAAATTATCTCAACAATCGCAGATAAATTGGAAGATGGTAATTGGAGATGTATGAAAATATATAAAATGATAACAGAAGAGGATATAATTGATTTAGGTGAAGATGATATTAATTTTGAAATGATTGGAAATATGAATCCGTTGACTAAGGTAGTGTATTGTATAATAGCAGCTTGTGGATATAGATTTATAGGGGATTATAGAAAGTCTTTGGAGATTGTTGAGTACGCAGATAAGGTTAATAAGCAGCTTAATAATAGATATATAGATATATTTTGTATATATAATAAAACAGCGAATTTAGAGGATATGGGAAGATTAAAAGAAAGTGAGCAGGGATATATTAAATTAAAATCTATTACTCATAATAAAGAGTACAATATGTATTTTTCTATTTTTGGAGAGATAGGACTTCCTGGCATATACATAAAAAAAATGATGTTAAATGAAGCAGAAAATCTTTTGATAATGGCTGAAAAAAATTCAGAGCAATTTCGTGATAAGAGTGTATTTATTACTCTTAATAGAGGAATAAAATATAATTTGGCAGAAGTAAAGTTTCTTCAAGGCAATTTTAAAGAGGCAGAAAATATGCTAAGTGTATTAGTAGAAGAGAATAAGGATAATGTAACATATCTATCCATGGTGGCCCTAAAAATTAGATTATTATCAGTAGAGGACAGAATAGAGCCAGAAGAATATACTTATTTTATTCAACAATATAAGCAAGAATATAAAGCTAATTTTGATCTTGCAGAAATGACAAAGATAGCTTATGTTATTTCACTATTTAAACTTGAGAAATATGAAGAATGTGAAGCCTTAATTGATGAAATTATCTTTATATGCAGGAAAAATCTTATAGGGTATAGTTTAATTTATGCATTGCTATGGAAGATTATAATCATGCAGAATATAAATAAAAATCAAGATAGAGAATATATAAATTATTTGAAAGAAGCAGTTTTTTATAGTAGAGATGATGATATTGTATTACCATATTATCTTCATAGAAAATACTTAAAAGATATTTTGTTAAAGTATGAAAAAGATTTATCTAAGGATGAAGGAAATGAAGAATTTTTAAGAAAGGTGCTTGATTTAATTTCTGAACAAAAAAAGATGGATGTTCTCAGTGGAAGAGAAATTGAGGTTCTCACAGAGATTTCTAATGGATTAAGTAATAAAGAAATTGGAGAAAAGTTATATATTTCAGTATCTACAGTTAAAACTCATATTATTAATATCTATTCTAAGCTTGGTGTTAAGAATAGACTTGAGGCTGTAAATAAGGCTAAGTTAGATCAGATTATTTCTTAG
- a CDS encoding ABC transporter permease, whose translation MLRMIKGILYRMINNKVYLVVPIILTPIMIFAAIYFSNNLSIKGNIAVVGMDNVNLAIKEVKVTKLKTVPQLSELVQNKYDGVVIYKNGKFKVDTVKGNEFKENIEACINGKTPNWDREAKRGVAANIIGYITMFVLFLGMMLYRFYYEEKGGISKRILSGSISYVQYATAHVISVFLMIFVPTTGITLITKEVLNINTKVSSLEVAFILFVLCLFASAFGFLISSIIKEDENATLVGSMTILVTTLLSGSFFSVTKNGFIDKISNLFPQKYLLDFTISLENNNSANYMKMGVVLVITATILTLGIFIGSRKLKGNNC comes from the coding sequence ATGCTTAGAATGATAAAAGGAATATTATATAGAATGATTAATAATAAAGTTTATCTAGTTGTACCAATTATATTAACACCTATTATGATATTTGCTGCAATTTATTTTAGTAATAATTTAAGCATTAAAGGAAATATAGCAGTGGTTGGAATGGATAATGTTAATCTAGCTATAAAAGAGGTTAAGGTAACAAAATTAAAGACAGTACCTCAATTATCAGAGTTAGTACAAAATAAATATGATGGTGTAGTTATATACAAGAATGGAAAGTTTAAGGTAGACACGGTAAAGGGTAATGAATTCAAAGAAAATATAGAAGCTTGCATTAATGGCAAGACTCCAAATTGGGACAGGGAAGCTAAGAGAGGAGTTGCAGCGAACATTATAGGATATATTACTATGTTTGTATTGTTTCTTGGGATGATGCTGTATAGATTTTATTATGAAGAAAAAGGTGGGATATCAAAGAGAATTTTGAGCGGTAGCATCAGTTATGTGCAATATGCAACAGCACATGTTATTTCAGTATTTTTAATGATATTTGTACCAACTACAGGAATAACTCTAATTACTAAAGAAGTTTTAAATATAAATACCAAGGTAAGCAGCTTAGAAGTAGCATTTATATTATTTGTACTTTGTTTATTTGCTTCTGCTTTTGGTTTTTTAATATCTTCAATAATCAAAGAAGATGAAAATGCAACTTTGGTAGGATCAATGACAATTTTAGTAACCACTTTGTTATCAGGAAGCTTTTTTTCCGTAACAAAAAATGGATTTATAGATAAGATTTCTAATTTATTCCCACAGAAATACTTATTAGATTTTACAATATCATTAGAAAATAATAATAGTGCAAATTATATGAAAATGGGAGTTGTTTTAGTTATAACGGCTACAATATTAACTTTAGGTATATTTATTGGCAGCAGAAAACTTAAAGGAAATAATTGTTGA
- a CDS encoding ABC transporter permease: MNIGVLIKQDFKNLITNVNIDFFCFVYPFIVVGLFGFLFSGIYGYHGVTSYDYYGVSMMIFLIISAATITPNTFMEQRIKSANLRIAYSPISRWEIYASKLLSSYLFMGVIFSLDLIIFNALGIVNYGGKNFIYVLILFMALLLFSTTFGGAICVTLKSEELTNKIISLIMNLFALLSGLFFPIDGLGDWASKVANLSPLKWVLDSIFKIIYDGNFQNFSLTIGSLLGISLLLIVVVHVNYRTEDYI, from the coding sequence ATGAATATAGGAGTATTGATTAAACAAGATTTTAAGAACTTGATTACAAATGTTAATATTGATTTTTTCTGCTTTGTTTATCCATTTATTGTTGTTGGATTATTCGGTTTTTTATTTTCAGGTATTTACGGTTATCATGGCGTGACATCTTATGATTATTACGGGGTATCAATGATGATATTTTTAATTATCAGTGCAGCAACTATAACCCCAAACACTTTTATGGAGCAAAGAATAAAGAGTGCTAACTTAAGAATAGCTTATTCTCCAATATCAAGGTGGGAGATATATGCTTCAAAGCTTTTATCTTCATATTTGTTTATGGGAGTTATATTTTCATTAGATTTAATAATATTTAATGCATTAGGGATAGTGAATTATGGAGGGAAGAACTTTATTTATGTATTAATATTATTTATGGCGTTGCTACTTTTTTCTACAACCTTTGGTGGAGCAATCTGTGTAACCTTAAAAAGTGAAGAATTAACAAATAAAATAATATCTTTAATAATGAATTTATTTGCATTGCTATCAGGCTTATTTTTTCCTATTGATGGTTTAGGAGACTGGGCAAGCAAGGTTGCTAATTTATCACCATTAAAATGGGTATTAGATAGTATATTCAAAATAATATACGATGGAAATTTTCAAAACTTCAGTTTAACAATAGGATCTTTATTAGGAATATCACTTTTGCTAATTGTAGTGGTTCATGTGAATTATAGAACAGAGGATTATATTTAG
- a CDS encoding ABC transporter ATP-binding protein, with protein sequence MEKILEIKDLKKYYKDNKAVDGLNFDLYEGEILGLLGPNGAGKSTTINILSTILKAEGGTIKYFGKSLDSNRKYVKSQLGIVPQDLALYEDIAAYKNVEFFASLYGIKGEELKCNVLEALRFVGLEDKKDSKPKTFSGGMKRRLNIACAIAHKPKILILDEPTVGIDPQSRNHILESIKKLRKLGTTIIYTTHYMEEVEVISDRIVIMDKGRKIADGTILELLENYKNTRVYKIFIDNKSGQYNGKFDFLFKIEGIQKVSKEDNALCITTIKDIDNLDKIILKLIENKIKVSHMTSEEGNLEMVFLKLTGRNLRD encoded by the coding sequence ATGGAAAAAATATTAGAAATTAAGGATTTAAAGAAATATTACAAGGATAATAAGGCTGTGGATGGATTAAACTTTGATTTATATGAAGGAGAGATATTGGGACTTCTTGGACCTAATGGTGCAGGTAAAAGTACAACTATAAATATTTTATCCACTATTTTAAAAGCAGAAGGGGGAACAATAAAATATTTTGGGAAAAGTCTTGATAGCAATAGAAAGTATGTAAAATCCCAACTTGGCATAGTTCCTCAAGACTTAGCTCTTTATGAAGACATAGCAGCATATAAGAATGTGGAGTTTTTTGCATCATTGTATGGAATTAAAGGAGAAGAACTTAAATGTAATGTTTTAGAAGCATTGAGATTTGTAGGACTTGAGGATAAGAAGGATAGCAAGCCTAAAACCTTTTCAGGTGGAATGAAGAGAAGGCTTAACATTGCTTGTGCTATAGCCCATAAGCCAAAGATTTTGATTTTAGATGAGCCTACTGTTGGAATAGATCCCCAGTCAAGAAATCATATTTTAGAGTCAATAAAAAAACTTAGAAAACTTGGCACTACTATTATATATACAACTCATTATATGGAGGAGGTTGAGGTGATATCAGACCGGATAGTTATAATGGATAAAGGTAGAAAGATTGCAGATGGAACGATCTTAGAGCTTTTAGAAAACTATAAGAACACAAGGGTTTATAAGATATTTATTGACAATAAAAGTGGTCAATACAATGGAAAATTTGATTTTTTATTTAAAATCGAAGGCATTCAAAAGGTAAGTAAGGAAGATAATGCTCTTTGTATAACAACAATAAAGGATATAGATAATTTAGATAAAATTATACTAAAGCTTATTGAGAATAAGATAAAAGTAAGTCATATGACCAGTGAAGAGGGAAATCTAGAAATGGTATTTTTAAAGCTAACTGGCAGAAACTTAAGAGATTAG
- a CDS encoding DUF3784 domain-containing protein, protein MREYSWTILGFVISFIFGLLGMIFLIFKEKSCVLISGYNSKTKKEREEYDEVRLSKDERNFFFKCAIVNLSGAILSIFIGAASVWIAFAVWIIYFLKNLHFDAEKTFAKYKKQI, encoded by the coding sequence GTGAGAGAGTATAGTTGGACAATTTTGGGATTTGTTATATCATTTATTTTTGGATTACTTGGAATGATATTTTTAATTTTTAAAGAAAAATCATGTGTGCTTATATCAGGATATAACTCTAAGACAAAGAAAGAGAGAGAAGAATATGATGAAGTTCGTTTAAGTAAAGATGAACGTAATTTTTTCTTTAAATGTGCAATTGTTAATTTGAGTGGAGCCATATTATCCATATTTATTGGAGCGGCATCTGTTTGGATTGCTTTTGCAGTGTGGATTATATATTTTTTAAAGAATTTACATTTTGATGCTGAAAAAACATTTGCTAAATATAAAAAACAAATATAA